A genomic region of Pseudopipra pipra isolate bDixPip1 chromosome W, bDixPip1.hap1, whole genome shotgun sequence contains the following coding sequences:
- the LOC135405436 gene encoding zinc finger protein 239-like → MAPAAGQPRWRRRPAGAGVGGMSLAFPVGRRQIPCLSFLLPAPGPELRTESPEDKSPRETLVGEAVLKGSPAQEGSGEEKGRRSPRRRGSKAIPGCSEEERPSLCQEGGWSLSMSSNIMVPRQPPTRKKPFRCLECGKSFRKSSHLLRHQHIHTGKWPYMCRECEKSFRDNSDLLSHQRIHTGEQPYTCGECGKSFSDSSNLRTHQHIHSGERPYTCGECGKSFNQSSTLRSHQRIHTGERPYKCLECGKRFSTSSNLHTHERTHTDERPFRCTDCGKGFNRNCTLIRHRRTHTGERPYKCGECGKSFAQSSTLTSHQQTHQ, encoded by the coding sequence atggccccggctgcaggacaaccccgctggcgccgccgtcctgccggggccggagttggggggatgtccttggccttccctgtgggccggaggcaaatcccctgcctgtccttcttgcttcctgccccaggccccgagctgaggacggagagcccggaggacaaatccccccgtgagaccctggtgggagaggccgttttgaagggctccccggcgcaggaaggcagcggggaggaaaagggccggagatccccccgcaggaggggctccaaagccatcccagggtgctctgaggaggaaagacccagcctgtgccaggaaggtgGTTGGAGCTTGAGCATGAGCTCCAACATCATGGTCCCAAGGCAACCTCCCACTAGaaagaagcccttcaggtgcttggaatgtgggaagagtttcaggaagagctcccacctgctccgacaccagcacatccacacaggGAAATGGCCGTACATGTGTAGGGAGTGTGAGAAGAGCTTCAGAGACAACTCTGatctcctcagccaccagcgcatccacactggagaacagccctacacgtgcggggaatgtgggaagagcttcagtgacagctccaacctccgcacccaccagcacatccacagtggggaacggccctacacgtgtggggaatgtgggaagagctttaacCAGAGCTCCACTCTCCGCtcccaccagcgcatccacaccggggaacgaccctacaagtgcttggaatgtgggaagaggtttagCACCAGCTCCAATCTCCACacgcatgagcggacgcacacggatgagaggcccttccgctgcaccgactgcgggaagggcttcaaccggaactgCACCCTCATCAGGCACCGGCGCACCCACACCGGGGAGAgaccctacaagtgtggggagtgtgggaagagcttcgcccagagctctaccttgacctcacaccaacagacccaccagtaa